In one Sporomusa sphaeroides DSM 2875 genomic region, the following are encoded:
- a CDS encoding pyridoxamine 5'-phosphate oxidase family protein, with amino-acid sequence MFREMRRGKQLLLVEDTVAVMDRCTNGVLACLGDEDYPYTVPLSYIYFNGKIYFHSAKSGHKVDAIRKNPKVSFAVIDEDTIISEKYTSYFRSVIAFGKARIVEGDEWLEAFKALVEKYSGDQPEAAKHKEITGCTQSYIIAIDVEHITGKEAIEYVKAKRDKNIFHTN; translated from the coding sequence ATGTTTAGAGAAATGAGAAGAGGTAAACAATTATTATTAGTGGAAGACACCGTAGCTGTAATGGATAGATGCACAAATGGTGTCCTTGCGTGCTTAGGTGATGAAGATTATCCTTATACAGTTCCCCTTAGCTATATTTATTTTAATGGCAAAATCTATTTCCATTCAGCGAAATCCGGACATAAAGTCGATGCTATCAGGAAGAACCCCAAGGTATCTTTTGCCGTAATAGATGAAGATACGATTATAAGTGAAAAGTATACTTCCTATTTCCGTAGTGTTATTGCTTTTGGTAAAGCCAGAATTGTAGAAGGTGATGAATGGCTGGAAGCTTTTAAGGCTTTAGTTGAAAAATATTCAGGAGATCAGCCGGAAGCAGCCAAACATAAGGAAATCACCGGATGTACGCAATCTTATATTATTGCAATTGATGTCGAGCATATAACCGGTAAGGAAGCGATTGAATACGTCAAGGCTAAAAGAGATAAGAACATCTTCCATACTAATTAA
- the crcB gene encoding fluoride efflux transporter CrcB, with the protein MLGVILVAIGGAVGATARYLVSTWAAARFGAEFPYGTLIVNVVGCFIIGAFMTMTTERLSISPYWRLLITVGFVGGMTTFSSFSYETIHLMQEADMLRAFYNVGLNVLVGFSATWLGIGVARLF; encoded by the coding sequence TTGTTAGGAGTAATATTAGTAGCAATCGGTGGAGCTGTTGGTGCAACGGCCCGCTATTTAGTGTCTACCTGGGCTGCTGCCCGGTTTGGCGCAGAATTTCCTTATGGCACGCTGATTGTAAATGTTGTGGGTTGTTTTATTATTGGTGCCTTCATGACGATGACAACAGAGCGGTTAAGTATTAGCCCCTATTGGCGCTTGCTTATTACTGTGGGGTTTGTGGGAGGGATGACGACCTTCTCTTCGTTTAGCTACGAAACGATTCATTTAATGCAAGAAGCAGATATGCTGCGTGCTTTTTATAATGTCGGGCTCAATGTCCTGGTCGGTTTCTCTGCTACATGGCTGGGGATCGGGGTTGCCAGATTATTTTAG
- the spoIIP gene encoding stage II sporulation protein P has translation MLIISQRKCYTRKKQYWSKVIILVGAAILLLSYFCLNNYTIPVITPSSFDLPTTHFRSQWHGVLSQGIPGLQTVIEPPHPPKKPPHIVKAVLRNLLLFFTEIDITDIRSLFRAEIPVASIFTIPPQVSIVSLPSLPKVSQSDLPKRGKPLVGIYHTHTSESFIPNSGVTHTPGGQRGDIVEVGAAMVKQFAKHNVIAIQSSDIHDYPSFMKAYNKSEITVQQMVKENPSLQALFDIHRDAGRRDETTVVINGVPMARILIIVGKGQPGLEQPRWEQNYAFAKAIDDKLNQYYPGVSLGMDVVDWRYNQHLHPHALLFEMGCQYNTKEETIRTIEIIADIVAEILAK, from the coding sequence ATGTTAATAATATCCCAGCGAAAGTGCTATACCAGAAAAAAACAATACTGGAGCAAAGTCATTATCCTGGTCGGGGCAGCGATATTGCTCCTATCTTATTTTTGCCTGAACAATTATACCATTCCAGTTATAACTCCATCGTCGTTTGATCTACCGACTACTCACTTCCGGTCACAGTGGCATGGAGTATTATCGCAGGGCATTCCCGGCCTGCAAACCGTAATTGAACCCCCCCATCCGCCGAAGAAGCCCCCGCATATCGTTAAGGCTGTGCTGCGTAATCTGCTCCTGTTCTTCACAGAAATAGACATTACAGATATCCGGTCATTATTTAGAGCTGAAATACCGGTTGCTTCCATATTCACCATACCTCCACAAGTTAGTATCGTAAGTCTGCCTAGTCTCCCTAAGGTAAGCCAGTCAGACTTGCCTAAAAGAGGAAAACCTTTGGTGGGAATTTACCACACTCACACTTCCGAATCTTTCATTCCAAATTCCGGAGTGACTCACACGCCTGGCGGCCAGCGCGGCGATATCGTGGAGGTCGGCGCAGCAATGGTTAAACAATTTGCTAAACATAACGTTATCGCCATTCAAAGTAGTGATATCCACGACTACCCCAGTTTCATGAAAGCCTATAATAAGTCGGAAATTACCGTGCAACAAATGGTCAAAGAGAACCCTTCGCTGCAAGCCTTATTTGATATCCATCGAGATGCCGGCAGGCGGGACGAAACTACGGTTGTCATTAATGGTGTACCGATGGCACGAATTTTGATTATCGTCGGAAAGGGCCAGCCGGGGTTGGAACAGCCTCGATGGGAACAAAACTATGCGTTCGCCAAGGCCATTGATGATAAATTAAATCAGTATTATCCGGGTGTATCCCTTGGAATGGATGTGGTAGACTGGCGTTATAATCAGCATCTGCATCCTCATGCTTTATTGTTCGAGATGGGTTGTCAATATAACACGAAAGAAGAGACTATCCGTACGATTGAAATTATCGCTGATATTGTGGCAGAGATACTTGCCAAATGA
- a CDS encoding HAD family hydrolase: MISIQLPNGRQYEFRHVVFDYNGTLAEDGRMSDDVRQLLAELAAKVHVAVITADTFGLACQELAAMPGVELLILAKDQDGTEKARHVQEWGAERTVVVGNGTNDQPMFFIAGLKICVLGPEGVSTGVLAAANIVVRSPADAIRLLLQPKRLIATLRA, from the coding sequence ATGATTTCCATACAGTTGCCCAATGGCAGACAATATGAATTCCGTCATGTAGTGTTTGATTATAACGGGACGCTGGCTGAGGACGGGCGTATGTCCGACGATGTGCGGCAACTACTGGCCGAACTGGCGGCCAAAGTGCACGTGGCAGTGATTACGGCAGATACTTTCGGCTTGGCATGTCAGGAATTGGCAGCCATGCCGGGGGTGGAACTGCTTATATTGGCAAAAGACCAGGATGGAACAGAAAAAGCCCGGCACGTTCAGGAATGGGGAGCTGAGCGCACCGTTGTCGTGGGCAATGGCACCAACGATCAGCCGATGTTTTTCATTGCAGGGCTGAAAATTTGCGTGCTGGGACCAGAAGGAGTTAGTACCGGCGTATTGGCGGCGGCCAATATCGTGGTGCGGTCGCCGGCGGACGCCATTAGGCTGTTATTGCAGCCTAAGCGACTGATTGCGACCCTGCGGGCGTAA
- a CDS encoding MerR family transcriptional regulator: MTITEVSQKYDISQDTLRYYERIGLIPRVNRNKSGIRDYTEEDCGWVEFIKCMRGAGLSVDVLIEYVRLYLEGGSEETLKARKDLLIEQRKQLVARLEEMQKVLERLDYKISIFDQKILGAEKTLSRPTKAYF, translated from the coding sequence ATGACAATTACAGAAGTAAGTCAAAAATATGATATTTCCCAGGATACGCTCCGCTATTATGAGCGCATCGGACTGATTCCCCGTGTGAACCGCAATAAAAGCGGGATCAGGGATTATACGGAAGAAGACTGCGGTTGGGTTGAATTCATCAAATGTATGCGCGGTGCAGGGCTTTCGGTTGATGTACTGATTGAGTATGTCAGGCTGTATCTTGAGGGGGGGAGCGAGGAAACACTTAAAGCAAGAAAAGACCTGCTTATCGAACAGCGCAAACAACTTGTAGCAAGACTGGAAGAAATGCAGAAAGTCCTGGAGCGCCTGGATTACAAGATTTCTATATTTGACCAGAAAATACTTGGGGCGGAAAAAACACTGAGCAGACCGACAAAAGCTTATTTTTAG
- a CDS encoding zinc-ribbon domain containing protein, which yields MFSDKTLTCRECGAEFVFTASEQEFFAEKGFTNDPGRCPACRAARKRQSGSGSAGRPQREMYDAICAECGAKTQVPFRPSGDRPVYCRDCFYKRKG from the coding sequence ATGTTTAGTGACAAAACGTTAACTTGCCGTGAGTGTGGTGCTGAATTTGTATTCACAGCATCCGAGCAGGAGTTTTTCGCTGAAAAAGGGTTTACCAATGATCCCGGCCGTTGCCCCGCGTGTCGGGCCGCCCGCAAGCGACAGTCAGGATCCGGCAGTGCCGGCAGGCCTCAAAGAGAAATGTATGATGCAATTTGCGCCGAGTGTGGTGCCAAAACCCAGGTCCCTTTCCGCCCTAGCGGCGATCGCCCTGTGTATTGCAGAGATTGCTTTTATAAACGAAAAGGATAA
- a CDS encoding nickel/cobalt transporter, with protein sequence MLIDLRNCRSNRFTILFLVTILLIVFFQINNFNRWDQFMYYITKLQSEFNKDAAVKIKLLRDSYSTELFQALLASSFLYGAIHAIGPGHGKSIITGWILSQRRHLKDIAFVAIGATFLHAFSAVAIVVSIFYLVGKYLPGTMGTMYLWLNVTSGVILAITGLQLFAENYKHYSKQPSTTKTPSNDLQSVHPAWITLSIGIVPCPLATAMFIYCLTTNMIVNGLLLVAAFALGMGLTLFLVAMTVWLIKNTATRSYKSATPGRFFTLMSALFFILFGLLITLPNIQKLL encoded by the coding sequence ATGCTGATTGATTTAAGAAACTGCAGATCAAACAGGTTTACCATTTTATTTCTGGTAACTATTCTTTTGATTGTTTTTTTTCAGATCAATAATTTCAATAGGTGGGATCAGTTCATGTATTACATTACAAAGCTGCAATCAGAATTTAATAAAGACGCTGCCGTAAAAATTAAACTGCTGCGCGATAGCTACAGTACAGAGCTTTTTCAAGCATTACTTGCTTCTTCATTTTTATACGGGGCAATCCACGCGATAGGTCCCGGACACGGTAAGTCGATTATCACGGGCTGGATTCTATCCCAGCGACGTCATCTTAAGGATATTGCATTCGTAGCAATAGGCGCAACCTTTCTTCATGCGTTCAGTGCGGTTGCCATTGTTGTCTCTATTTTTTATCTTGTTGGAAAATATCTGCCCGGAACGATGGGAACCATGTATCTTTGGCTCAATGTCACCTCAGGAGTAATTTTAGCCATAACTGGCTTGCAATTGTTTGCCGAAAATTACAAGCACTATTCTAAACAGCCATCTACAACCAAGACGCCCTCTAATGACTTGCAATCGGTTCATCCCGCTTGGATTACCCTATCCATCGGCATTGTTCCCTGTCCGCTCGCGACTGCCATGTTTATCTATTGCCTAACCACGAATATGATTGTAAACGGACTGCTCCTTGTAGCAGCCTTCGCACTGGGAATGGGCCTAACACTCTTTTTAGTGGCTATGACTGTCTGGCTGATTAAGAATACGGCTACTCGCTCTTACAAATCCGCAACACCGGGGCGCTTTTTTACATTAATGAGCGCTTTATTCTTTATTCTATTCGGCTTATTGATTACACTGCCAAATATTCAAAAATTGCTCTAA
- a CDS encoding transcriptional regulator, whose protein sequence is MSVKNAVIETMKAAGKPLSAGEVEKLSGLDRKDIDKAFKELKAENAIISPVRCKWEPAK, encoded by the coding sequence ATGAGTGTTAAAAATGCTGTTATTGAAACAATGAAAGCTGCTGGCAAACCTTTAAGCGCAGGTGAGGTTGAGAAACTGTCCGGGCTGGACCGCAAGGATATTGATAAGGCATTTAAAGAATTGAAAGCGGAAAATGCCATCATTTCGCCTGTACGTTGTAAGTGGGAGCCGGCAAAATGA
- a CDS encoding DUF190 domain-containing protein, with protein sequence MPKIASQAKRLRIYIGESDHWKRQSLYHAIVRKAKELDMAGATVFRGIMGYGANSRIHTASIVDLSSDLPILLELIDSEEYIAKLLPFLDDMLEEGMVTIDDVEVVKYGHKPPKR encoded by the coding sequence GTGCCCAAAATTGCAAGTCAGGCCAAACGACTACGGATTTACATCGGGGAAAGCGATCATTGGAAACGACAGTCCTTGTACCATGCTATTGTGAGAAAGGCCAAAGAGCTGGATATGGCAGGGGCGACGGTTTTTCGCGGCATTATGGGCTATGGGGCCAACAGCCGGATTCATACGGCCAGTATTGTGGATTTATCCAGTGATTTGCCTATTTTGCTTGAACTTATCGACAGCGAGGAATATATCGCCAAGCTGTTGCCCTTTTTGGATGATATGCTGGAAGAAGGCATGGTCACAATTGACGATGTGGAGGTTGTCAAATATGGACACAAGCCGCCGAAACGCTAA
- a CDS encoding DUF1007 family protein, which yields MQKFILCLLIMIGILSESITASAHPHIFVTPRAHFAFSGTIFTFFSVRWYFDDMSTMEFVGPETLNATLSLSTSQQKEILTLEGFPRPAQLANYFRVEIDGSAVDVLAPAAVSLTVDQGQLVYSFTIGVYHPVKKAVKVWFNDRSNFIAYQTSSGFFTTSQLKGPIPSLTILTEQYIDKINIAR from the coding sequence TTGCAAAAGTTTATTTTGTGCCTATTGATTATGATCGGAATTTTGTCCGAAAGTATTACAGCCTCAGCCCATCCTCATATCTTTGTCACGCCTAGAGCCCATTTTGCTTTTAGTGGTACGATCTTTACTTTTTTTAGTGTTAGATGGTACTTTGACGATATGTCCACGATGGAATTTGTCGGACCAGAAACACTGAACGCGACATTATCGCTAAGCACATCACAACAAAAAGAAATTCTCACACTGGAAGGGTTCCCGCGTCCTGCACAGCTTGCCAATTATTTTCGTGTAGAAATCGATGGCTCAGCGGTTGATGTATTGGCTCCCGCTGCCGTCAGCCTGACTGTGGATCAAGGGCAGCTGGTATACTCATTCACCATTGGCGTTTACCATCCGGTTAAAAAAGCTGTTAAAGTATGGTTTAACGACCGTTCCAACTTTATTGCATATCAAACAAGTTCCGGCTTTTTCACCACTTCGCAGTTAAAGGGACCCATCCCGTCTTTGACCATTCTCACCGAGCAATATATTGATAAGATAAATATTGCGCGGTAA